Proteins encoded together in one Kutzneria kofuensis window:
- a CDS encoding DUF427 domain-containing protein: protein MKATINGRVVAEAPESELVSIEGNWYFPPSSIADGALDDSATPYTCPWKGVAQYHDVAGQSDAAWSYPQPPSSAVTRVGKDFGGYVAFDRRYVEVS from the coding sequence ATGAAGGCAACGATCAACGGCCGCGTCGTGGCCGAGGCGCCCGAGTCCGAGCTGGTCTCCATCGAGGGCAACTGGTACTTCCCGCCGTCGTCCATCGCGGACGGTGCGCTCGACGACAGCGCGACGCCGTACACTTGCCCGTGGAAGGGCGTGGCCCAGTACCACGACGTCGCCGGCCAGTCCGACGCCGCCTGGAGCTACCCGCAACCGCCGTCGTCCGCGGTCACCCGGGTGGGCAAGGACTTCGGCGGCTACGTCGCGTTCGACCGACGCTACGTCGAGGTCAGCTGA